In the genome of Vicia villosa cultivar HV-30 ecotype Madison, WI linkage group LG7, Vvil1.0, whole genome shotgun sequence, one region contains:
- the LOC131618247 gene encoding uncharacterized protein LOC131618247 codes for MSHIAIDDLEEIFTQEQLGVANMHSYIRLLHDRVLRGTALSNRFRFVSSAHCSGMTIASEPESVRQRLVDRFMSSGNTESLILWAYNTRPVGAHWLLLAINPIREVVYFLNSVDGEWNNYPAMKEIIDLSIQVF; via the exons atgtcacatattgcaatagatgacttggaagagatttttacgcaagaacaactaggcgtcgctaatatgcactcgtacatccg gttgttgcatgacagagtgttgcgcgggactgcattgtcaaacagattccgtttcgtgtcttccgcccattgcagcggaatgacaattgcttcggaaccggaatcagttagacagcgcttagtcgatagattcatgtcatccggcaatacagaaagtctgattctttgggcgtataatacccgaccagtagg agcacactggttgttgcttgctatcaacccgataagagaagtggtatattttctgaattcggtagatggtgagtggaacaattatccggctatgaaggaaattattgattt atcaatacaagtgttctga
- the LOC131616502 gene encoding uncharacterized protein LOC131616502 — translation MELDLRSFLPDDTDADVHVTHHRTIDEILNDCDTSSSSSSPSPPSSPSHNNKPTQFPQPVPVSISRVKPDKPPRPFSSLFGRVTPNAKPGAALAAAAAASRSVPTPHAAAIISRRKSSQSIRTESDDSDKGSELERKIESSESVSSVDEGEIAAIEVNGAADGGDIQVKNDSPVVSEEKSDLDECSVSASLNHDENGHDHDHDQGLNLNLNSTPFDVDGDNDDGFGETTSLDYKGVEETEEEIVNGVDVGVSGGSVGGIENEVSGRGDDDGGDGDDGGGGDDDGSSIGDVFELVEETLEELENVNLKKKKPESLKKPLDLAEELEKKNASTGLHLEEGAAAQPMRLEGVRRGSITLGYFDVDADNAVTRAISSQAFRRDHGSAQVLVVHANYIAVGMTKGLIVLVPSKYSIHHADNTDGKMLMLGIQGDRSHAPVTSMSFNQQGDLLLAGYGDGHVKLWDTLKGVVVKVISGEHTAPVVHAFFLGQDPQNTRQFKAVTGDCKGLVLLHHISVVVLINRFNVKTQCLLDGQRTGLVLSASPLLLDELGGSASSYSQGNTTVSTSSISSMVGGVVGGDAGWKLFNEASSLAEEGVVVFVTHQTALVVRLSPSLEVYAQLSRPNGIREGSMPYTAWKHMPQTSSTEAVERVSLLAIAWERKVQVARLVKSELKVYGEWSLDSAAIGLAWLDDQMLVVLTSTGQLNLFAKDGTVIHQTSFGVFHQTNFGVDGIGGEELLSYHTHFINIYGNPEKAYHNSIAVRGTSIYVLGPTHLVVSRLLPWKERILVLRKAGDWMGALNMAMTLYDGHAHGVVDLPRTLDAIHEAIMPFLEELLTSYVDEVFSYISVAFCNQIGKPDQSNDSNSRSNSVHSEIKEQFTRVGGVAVEFCCHIKRTDILFDKIFSKFVDVHVQQRETFLELLEPYILKDMLGSLPPEIMQELVEYYSTKGWLQRVEQCVLHMDISSLDFNQVVRLCREHGLYSALVYLFNKGLDDFRAPLEELFAVLQNSQKENAKALGYRMLVYLKYCFIGLAFPPGHGTIPPTRLPSLRKELVEFLLEDSSAIRSRTASDSVSKQPYLNLYLLLELDTEATLDVLRCALMEDKISNSSSSSLDSADKPIEEENKENNNVTETENILVQNTVDALIQITDMNVAPSDTTSSSGDDGSTKEWPSKDKGCLFEFIAYYVARQRAKVSKGMLCRILEYLTLDNQFLANVSSHSSTPKNREKQVLALLEVVPESDWDVPFLLDLCERAKYYQVCGLIHSIRHEYVAALDSYMKDVDEPVHAFSFINKAFSQLIGNDRAAIRSAVLSRIPELVELSREGAFHLVTRHFTDESSHIITKLHSHPRSLFLYLKTLIELHLFGTLDLSNLTKDVFTNHPNGKQDKDLPQGIHDYLENISDFPKYMRENPSHVPDDLIERYLELLCQYERGSVLKFLEMFDSYRVEHCLRLCQKYGIIDAAAFLLERVGDVGSALSLTLSDLNDKFVELDAAVEAVVLNHPKLDSSHMEVFNIVLRTKEVNIMYDLLHACIGLCQRNTPRLNPEESEAHWFKLLDSFCDPLMDSYVEERAYKRNNYFGVLAGSADSQPDKDTYKSSWKISQSRNGDLLRKLLSQFIKEIVEGMIGYVHLPAIMSKLLSDNGSQEFGYFKLTILGMLGTYGFERRILDAAKSLIEDDTFYTMSLLKKGATHGFAPKSSVCCICNCLLTKNAVTTGIRIFNCGHAIHLHCEASEVESSSKGSSSGCPICLPNQKPQKSRNKSIVTENGLVNRFSSRRQPPHYGSTIHHHDNDLSENMYGGQQQISRFEILSSLQKNQRFMQFENLPPLRLAPPAVYHEKVSKVAHYQTGESSSSSSVIEKHSRQKQNRELRVRGSSIRFPLKSSFFGKEKTNKR, via the exons ATGGAACTCGACCTCCGTTCCTTCCTCCCCGACGACACTGATGCCGATGTCCACGTCACCCACCATCGCACCATCGATGAAATTCTCAACGACTGCGATACATCTTCATCCTCATCATCACCCTCTCCTCCTTCCTCTCCTTCTCACAACAACAAACCCACCCAATTTCCTCAACCCGTACCTGTTTCAATTTCCCGGGTCAAACCCGATAAACCTCCCCGCCCATTCTCCTCCCTATTCGGCCGTGTCACTCCCAATGCTAAACCCGGTGCCGCCCTTGCTGCGGCTGCCGCTGCTTCTAGATCCGTTCCGACGCCACATGCGGCGGCGATTATTTCCCGGAGGAAGAGTTCGCAGTCGATCAGAACTGAATCGGATGATTCCGATAAAGGTAGTGAATTGGAAAGGAAAATTGAGAGCAGTGAGAGTGTTTCTTCTGTTGATGAGGGTGAAATTGCAGCAATTGAAGTGAATGGTGCTGCTGATGGTGGTGATATTCAGGTGAAGAATGATTCTCCGGTTGTGAGTGAGGAGAAAAGTGATTTAGATGAGTGTTCTGTTTCTGCTTCCTTGAATCATGATGAAAATGGTCATGATCATGATCATGATCagggtttgaatttgaatttgaattcgacGCCTTTTGATGTTGAtggtgataatgatgatggttttgGTGAAACAACTAGTCTTGATTATAAGGGAGttgaagaaacagaagaagaaatagttaatggtgttgatgttggaGTTAGTGGTGGTTCTGTTGGAGGTATTGAGAATGAAGTTAGTGGTAGAGGAGATGATGATGGGGGTGATGGTGatgatggtggtggtggtgatgatGATGGTAGTTCAATAGGTGATGTATTTGAACTAGTAGAAGAGACACTTGAGGAATTGGAAAATGTaaatcttaaaaagaaaaaacccGAGTCTTTGAAGAAGCCACTTGATTTAGCAGAGGAATTGGAGAAAAAGAATGCTTCAACTGGTTTGCATTTAGAAGAGGGTGCAGCTGCGCAGCCAATGAGGCTTGAAGGTGTTCGGAGAGGGTCTATTACATTAGGATATTTTGATGTTGATGCTGATAATGCTGTCACAAGGGCCATTTCATCGCAGGCATTCAGGCGTGATCATGGTTCTGCGCAAGTCTTGGTGGTTCATGCTAATTACATTGCAGTTGGAATGACAAAAGGGCTCATTGTTTTAGTGCCGAGTAAATATTCCATTCATCATGCGGATAATACAGATGGAAAG ATGTTGATGCTTGGTATACAAGGTGATCGATCACACGCTCCTGTGACGTCCATGTCTTTCAATCAGCAAGGAGATCTTCTTTTAGCCGGTTATGGTGATGGTCATGTTAAACTTTGGGATACCCTGAAAGGGGTTGTGGTTAAAGTTATTAGTGGAGAGCATACAGCACCAGTGGTACATGCTTTTTTTCTAGGACAGGATCCTCAGAATACTCGTCAATTTAAAGCTGTTACGGGTGATTGTAAGGGTCTTGTTCTCTTACATCATATCTCAGTGGTTGTTTTGATTAATAGATTCAACGTCAAAACTCAG TGTCTTCTTGACGGGCAAAGAACGGGCTTGGTGCTATCTGCTTCACCACTCCTTTTAGACGAACTCGGTGGAAGTGCCTCATCTTATTCTCAGGGAAACACCACGGTCTCAACCAGCAGTATAAGTAGCATGGTCGGAGGCGTTGTCGGGGGTGATGCAGGTTGGAAACTCTTCAATGAAGCCTCTTCTCTGGCTGAAGAAGGTGTGGTTGTATTTGTCACCCATCAAACTGCCTTGGTG GTTCGGCTCAGTCCTTCATTGGAAGTCTATGCTCAACTCTCTAGGCCAAATGGGATCCGGGAGGGTTCTATGCCATATACTGCATGGAAGCACATGCCGCAAACAAGTTCTACTG AAGCTGTTGAAAGAGTTTCGTTGCTTGCAATTGCTTGGGAACGGAAAGTTCAGGTTGCAAGATTGGTCAAATCAGAATTAAAAGTATATGGAGAATGGTCTCTTGACAGTGCGGCTATAGGTCTGGCATGGTTAGATGATCAG ATGCTGGTAGTGCTCACTTCAACTGGGCAGCTTAATTTATTTGCTAAAGATGGAACTGTGATTCATCAAACAAGTTTTGGTGTGTTTCATCAAACAAATTTTGGTGTAGATGGTATTGGAGGAGAAGAACTACTTTCATATCATACTCACTTCATCAACATTTATGGGAATCCTGAGAAAGCTTATCATAACTCCATAGCTGTAAGAGGAACTTCTATTTATGTACTTGGTCCAACACATCTTGTTGTTTCTCGTCTTCTCCCTTGGAAAGAACGTATTTTGGTTTTACGAAAAGCAGGTGACTGGATGGGTGCCTTGAACATGGCAATGACTCTTTACGACGGCCATGCTCATGGGGTTGTTGATCTACCTAGAACCTTGGATGCGATACATGAGGCTATAATGCCCTTCTTGGAGGAGTTGCTTACATCATATGTTGACGAAGTGTTCTCCTATATTTCAGTGGCTTTCTGCAACCAAATTGGAAAACCTGATCAATCCAATGATTCAAATAGTAGAAGTAATTCAGTACACTCTGAAATAAAGGAACAATTCACCCGGGTTGGTGGAGTTGCTGTTGAATTTTGCTGTCATATAAAACGGACAGACATCCTTTTTGATAAAATTTTCTCCAAGTTCGTGGATGTTCATGTTCAACAGAGAG AAACATTTTTGGAGCTTCTGGAGCCATATATTTTGAAGGACATGCTTGGATCTCTACCTCCTGAG ATTATGCAAGAACTGGTGGAGTATTATAGCACTAAAGGGTGGTTACAGCGGGTTGAGCAATGTGTGCTTCACATGGATATTTCATCCTTGGATTTTAATCAG GTTGTTAGATTATGCCGGGAGCATGGACTATATAGTGCTCTGGTGTATCTCTTTAATAAAGGCTTAGATGATTTTAGAGCACCTCTTGAGGAGCTCTTTGCAGTTCTACAAAATAGCCAGAAGGAAAATGCTAAGGCACTTGG GTATAGAATGCTGGTTTATCTCAAGTACTGTTTTATAGGTCTTGCCTTTCCTCCAG GCCATGGAACTATTCCTCCTACACGGTTGCCATCTCTTAGAAAAGAACTTGTAGAGTTTTTGTTAGAGGATTCCAGTGCTATAAGATCACGGACTGCTTCAGATTCCGTGTCCAAACAGCCTTACCTGAATCTATATCTTCTCTTAGAGTTAGACACCGAAGCTACATTAGATGTCCTCCGATGTGCTCTCATGGAAGATAAAATTTCAAATTCCAGCTCATCTTCACTGGATTCAGCTGATAAACCCATcgaagaagaaaacaaagaaaataataatgtTACTGAAACTGAAAATATTTTGGTTCAGAATACAGTGGATGCTCTTATTCAAATAACTGATATGAATGTTGCTCCATCGGATACAACCTCTAGTAGTGGTGATGACGGATCAACAAAAGAGTGGCCTTCAAAGGATAAAGGCTGTCTGTTTGAGTTCATAGCTTATTATGTTGCTCGCCAAAGAGCTAAAGTTTCAAAGGGCATGCTTTGTCGAATATTGGAATATCTGACATTGGATAATCAATTTTTAGCTAATGTTTCTTCTCATAGTTCAACTCCAAAAAATAGAGAGAAGCAAGTGCTTGCACTTCTGGAAGTAGTTCCTGAGTCCGATTGGGATGTTCCATTTTTGCTAGACTTATGTGAGAGAGCCAAATATTATCAG GTTTGTGGATTGATTCATTCCATCAGACATGAGTACGTGGCTGCATTGGATAGCTATATGAAGGATGTAGACGAGCCTGTTCATGCCTTCTCCTTTATCAACAAAGCATTCTCACAGTTGATTGGCAATGACCGTGCTGCTATTCGATCAGCAGTCCTATCTCGAATTCCTGAATTGGTTGAACTAAGCAG GGAAGGTGCATTCCATTTAGTTACCAGACATTTTACTGATGAAAGTTCCCATATCATCACTAAACTTCATTCTCATCCAAGAagtctttttctttatttaaagaCACTCATCGAGCTTCATTTATTTGGCACCCTAGACTTGTCTAATTTGACAAAGGATGTTTTTACAAACCACCCTAATGGAAAGCAGGATAAGGATCTCCCACAAGGAATCCATGATTACTTAGAAAATATATCCGATTTCCCCAAGTATATGCGTGAAAATCCTAGTCATGTGCCTGATGATCTTATTGAGCGTTACCTAGAG CTGTTATGCCAGTATGAACGGGGTTCAGTTCTAAAGTTTCTAGAAATGTTTGATAGCTATCGTGTGGAACATTGTTTACGCCTGTGCCAAAAATATGGCATTATAGATGCTGCCGCTTTCTTATTGGAAAGGGTTGGTGATGTTGGTAGTGCTCTTTCACTTACACTTTCTGATCTGAATGATAAATTTGTTGAGCTTGATGCTGCTGTGGAAGCTGTAGTGTTGAACCATCCCAAGCTAGATTCTTCTCATATGGAAGTATTCAACATTGTTTTAAGAACAAAAGAG GTGAATATCATGTATGATTTATTGCATGCCTGTATCGGTCTATGTCAGCGGAACACCCCTCGTCTAAATCCTGAGGAGTCAGAGGCACACTGGTTTAAATTACTTGACTC GTTTTGTGACCCATTGATGGATTCATATGTTGAAGAGAGAGCATATAAAAGAAACAATTATTTTGGCGTGCTAGCTGGATCAGCAGATTCACAACCGGACAAAGACACCTATAAAAGCAGTTGGAAGATTTCTCAGTCCCGAAATGGTGATCTCTTGAGAAAATTGTTATCCCAATTCATTAAAGAGATTGTTGAGGGAATGATAGGTTATGTTCACCTTCCAGCTATCATGTCCAAACTCTTGTCTGATAATGGTAGTCAAGAATTTGGCTATTTTAAACTTACCATATTGGGGATGCTGGGAACATATGGCTTTGAAAGAAGAATTCTG GATGCTGCAAAATCTTTGATAGAGGATGATACATTCTATACGATGAGTTTACTCAAGAAAGGAGCCACCCATGGATTCGCTCCCAAGAGTTCAGTGTGCTGTATTTGTAATTGCCTCCTTACAAAGAATGCAGTCACCACCGGAATTAGAATTTTCAACTGTGGCCATGCGATTCATCTCCACTGTGAAGCCTCTGAAGTCGAGTCGTCAAGCAAAGGATCTTCATCTGGATGCCCTATATGCTTGCCTAACCAAAAACCCCAGAAGTCTAGAAACAAATCAATCGTTACAGAGAATGGTTTGGTCAATAGATTCTCATCAAGGCGCCAGCCCCCTCATTATGGTAGTACAATTCATCACCATGACAATGATTTATCAGAGAATATGTATGGAGGACAACAACAGATATCACGG TTTGAGATCTTGAGCAGCTTgcagaaaaatcaaagatttatgCAATTCGAAAACTTGCCTCCATTGAGGCTTGCCCCACCTGCTGTGTACCATGAAAAGGTAAGTAAAGTAGCACACTATCAGACTGGAGAAAGTAGCAGCAGTTCTTCAGTTATAGAGAAACATAGTCGTCAAAAACAAAACCGGGAGCTAAGAGTTAGAGGTTCTTCGATTCGttttcctttgaagtcaagtttttttg GCAAGGAAAAGACGAATAAGCGATGA